From the Trifolium pratense cultivar HEN17-A07 linkage group LG4, ARS_RC_1.1, whole genome shotgun sequence genome, the window CTGGTCTTCTGAAGAGGAAAGGTAATTTGTTAAATTTTAGGtcaatttgatttcattttggttcaatttaatttaggtcaattttaatttaatattaattcatGTTTTCAGATTTTAGGTCATTGTGTTATTATGTTTTATCCCTGCAATTTGAAATGTAATTATCTGTTACGTCCAATATTTGGGAATGTTCATTTTCAAACTAAGTAATTTGCAAGCAATGATCCAAACTTAGACAAGGTAGCAATAAGGatttcttaacttaactaagaCATATATCAAGTGGCACATTTAGAGGTTCTTTGAGGGATAAAACGATACAAACTGATTTTGTCACAACAAAGGCCTTTTTACTTAGTATAGTGCAAAATGctataaattgaaatttatgcATGATAGCACTCAAATTATAAACAAACTACAATCCTAGATAGCCAATCAACTAAGTGGAAAATCTTGCACTACATGGCAAAATGTGTTATAATCAATTTAGCTGAAAACATAGACTGAAAGTCATCCCACCTCTAGAGCCTTACAAAGAACTTTTCGTAGCACCCTAGCCAACATTAGGAATAGCAGCCTTGGATTCGGATCGGAATTCCTAAGTGTCGGTATCAGACGAATTTAGTAAACTTCATTAGGAATAGCAGCCTTGGATTCGGATCGGAATTCCTAAGTGTCGGTACCAGACGAGTTTAGTAAACTTCATCAGGAATAGCAGCCTTGGATTCAGATAGGAATTCCAAAAACTGTACAAATTCAGGTATGATATGATCCCTGATCTGAGTTTAGTATTAGGAATGGCAGTACTTGAGATGCCATTTTCAAACAGAAAATTTGAGATAGCTGCTAAAGTATAGGCAAGACAGGTATCGTTATTGTGCTGCATAAATTAAAAGTGTCAGTATTGTGGAGCCAATACTTTGTTTGAATGGAATGTGGAGCCAATGCTACATTGTTTGAAAATATGAGAGAGTGAAAGATGGTAGGCTGAAGGTGTGATGAGGTTTTTATTGTTCTTTTGATTTGTCAGCTAGCAGGTGTACTTTGTCGTGTGTTGCTGCAGTTTTGTAACTATTTTTCCTATCTTCAGGGAGTTTGGTGGGGTGGAACTGGTTTTTAGAGTCTTTGCCctctttttctctttcaatGTAGTGTTTTTGCATTATCTGTTTTGGACTTATaattgttgtttattttttttgcagatTGCTTTTTCGATGGGTTCAAGATTGTGGAGAAGATTGGGATCTTTTATCTACTTACATAACGAGCAAAACACCTTCTCAAATAAGGGAGCATTATCAAAAACTAAAACTCCTCAATAAGGGAGCATTTTCAAAAAGCTACTAAGTGTTTGTAGATATGCTGGAGTATGATTTCAGGACTTGGTAATGACAAATTTTCACACTTGGATTTAACTCATAAACTCATTGCGCAGCTCATTTTGCGATCTGTACATTCCTACATAATGGCATGCTTTATAGTCATACCCTTTATGACTTTGTCTGCTTCATCTAAGAGTGAAGTTTGGTCTAGCACATCAATCATGCAAGTGTAGTGTTTCATTGATGATTCAATCTCATACTTATTAATCATCAATGCAAAATAGTTCCACTGTAACTGTTGTCGACAGACGCACCACTACTATTACAATCACTGCTGAAATTTTGTGTTGAATACTATTACAATCACTGATCGACAACATTAAGTAATTGCTTCTCATCCATGTATAATACAAATTTGTTCATGCTTAATCTTTCTTTGAACATTTCATAAGTTGGTTTTTTGGCTATGAACATCTCCACTAGTTGAAACTCCTTTCCACCTAGACAAATTTAAGCTGACCATATATTTGAGATTTTCTAAACTCTCAGGAATTGAACCTCTGATATTGTTTGATGATAAATCCAGTGTCTTAAGGGATGCTAAATCCCCTAGGCTATTTGGAATTGAGCCACTAAATTTGTTTCTTTCCATCAATAGCGTCTTAAAGCCGTTTGCTTTGATTTCTGGAATTTTCCCCGACAACTGGTTGTTCGAAACAAATATTGTCTCTAGCTGCTCCATGTTGGATACAGGAGGAAGAGAACCGTTCAAAGAATTTCCATGGAAGTACAAAGTTGTCATGCCAGAGAGTTGAAAAATCTCTATTGGTATGACACCGACTAGCTTATTCATTTCTAAGTCAAGTATATTCAATATCTCGCATTGTCCAATACTCGTGGGAATTCTACCTGAGAACTGGTTGTTTCCTAATGCAAGAATAAACAGATTGTAAAATTGACaatctattttggtatatcaaTAGCCTCTGCAATTTCTTGAGTGTTCCTAATTCTAATGGTAACTCGCTGATGAAATTATTCTGTTCAAAAGAGAAGGACGTtagattttgaaattttttcattcCCATAGGAATAGTTCCATTTAGCATTAGCAACACAGAACTGTTGTAGATTGCTTGAAAGATAAGCAACAGAATTTGGAATTCAGCAGCCAAGTTGTTATCATTGAGCATAAGAATTTCCAACTGAGCAGTTTCTAAGAGAATCAATGAATTGAAAATTCAATGATGTGGTGGAAGTGAGCAAATTATTACTCAGAACCAAATAAGTGAGATTTTCCAAGTTGGTGAAAAGAGGTATTGGCCCATTAAATCTATTGTTAGTAGCACGATCAATAGTCATTTGTTTTTGTTAGCACGATCAATAGTCTTTTGTTTTTGCCAatctatctattattatttGGGAGCTTCTAGGGTGAAGTCAAAAAAATGACTTCTTAAAAGAAGTCAGGTCAACTGTCCAATAGGAAGATAGCTGATTCCACATCAGCTTTAGTGTGTTATGAAGGTTCATGGTGAGTCTTTTTATTAAAAGTTTTGGTTATTGCAAATCAGTCCCCATTaaagttaataataattttctagTTTACAActaaaaacaagttttatttatgaattaaattgaataataatttacaaaaataacaaagtttgaatatttgacaaatttatttCTCCAATTGAAAACCCTAAATTCCCAAATTCATCGTGTTCTTCATTCTGAACCGTATTCTCCCTGCTCCTCCTTCTCCTCAATCGAACTCTTCGTTGTCCTCCATCTACCCCATCGTATTCATCTCCTCCATCTACCCCATCGTATTCATCTCCTCCATATACCCCATCGTATTCATCTCCTCCATCGTACTGTTCTTTATCCCTCATCTCCTCTGTCGTATTAATCTTTGTCGTCCATCTCATCCTTCGTGTTCTTCTTTGTTATGAATCGCTTATCTTCTACCTTATTGTTCCTCTTCCCCTCGATTTGTAGCAAATTATAGGTTGTTCGTGTTTCTCTCAACTTCACAAGAGTTCAACATCGTCGTTTTCTATCACAGGTAaatgaaattgattttaattttagttcgACAATAATTACAGAATTGAGGTATTTATACTTAGCCAAAAAACGATAGATTTGGAAATAggttttggttttaaaattGAAGTTGATTTGAATTCTTTGCCACAAAGATGATTTGGTATTAgggttgtatttttatttaaatatgattgtAGTTCTTACCCAGTAACTTATGAAATTGGGGATTAGGGATTGTATGTTCAAATTATCATCACTGAAGCTGATTTCAATTGTTACTCAGGAATATCAATTTTGGGTTAAGGGTTTTGCTGTTAAATTGAATATGATTGGAGTTCTTACCCAATAAAATATGGAAATTGTGGCTGATTTTAATTGTCAGCCACAAAGATCAATGATTGTAGTGTCTGATTTGAATTGGGAATTTCACTGTTTGACACTCTGTTAATATGCCTATCAATTTAAAACTTAAGTTATAGTGTGATattattcaagtttaatttgtGTGGCATTGTTAAATTTGCTGCAGTTAAGTTATGGATAGCAAGGATAGCAATGAGTCAACTGTGAGATTCTCAATAGAGAAAGGAAACAGAGGAGCTAACAATTGACAATTTGAAGTACATGAATGACGTGACTTAGCATAGGAAATTGTTGACTGTAAATTCTTGGTTGTAAATTCTAAGATAAGTTCATCTAATTAAACTTACATTGCATGATATATTATGTTATGCTCCACATTTGAGTTGAACAATGTAAAGTAGTTTTTACAATTCTTGGTTGTTCAATGTACCTTAAGTGATTACACAAACAAgtcaaaaattattataatctGAGTTATACAACGATTTCGTATATAATGCTTTGTACTTAAGTTGAATTTGACATCGATTATGTTAATAAATGAATACATACAAAGTTTTGTTATCTGGAAATACCTAATTTGCTCACAATGGTAAATTTGTAATGAATTGCTTAATGTTTAATTGTGTTGTTTGACGTTGAGTTAAACTTGCTTATATtaaccaaagttttttttttttttttttttttgaagcagttTAGAGGGATTCGTAGCATGTTGATTTGAATTCAAAATGTGAAGGAGAGCATGTGAATGCTAAAGTTCGTTTTCAAAATAGTAGCAAAAGAGGTATGTAATAATAAAAGTTAAATAACGCATGTGTACGTGTGTAAcacaaattttttgtttttaaattacgTTGGAAACAAGTACATTATGTTTCcatataattttgtattaaatatGTTGGAAACTAGTAATGTACAAGTAAAGCACAACCAAAGTAAGTCAAACATATAAAGCACTACCAAAGTAACTCAAACATATAAAACAACCAAAATAATATCCAAAAGACTTAAAGAAACTGAAACATCCAAGTGccaaaacacattacaatccaaaaTTAAAGCAACTGAATGAAGTTTGTAAAAGCTTCACGTTACAacccaaaattaaattataaatcaaaaCAAGCATAATGCCCCAAAGTCTCACGCGTTACCCAACATAGAACACAAATTCAAACTTTAACCAACGCCCTTCTTTTCTTGTGCTGATCTTCCCAATACTTGGTAGCATTTGACACGAGTTCATTCTTCAACACATTATTAGATGAGAGACAAATAAAAAGAGCTAGCTTCATCCTTGTGGCCGTAACAACCTGAATACAATTATTAAACAgttaaataaaaacacaaatataagtAGAGGGGACAGGTATAAGAAAAAACCAAAGTGTGTTTGCTAGACTTACAGCTACGTTTTCATAATCATTCATGTACCCACACTCAATCATCCATTTTGCAACCCACACTCCGCAGTCGTTGCTACAGTCAGTCATTTAAAAGCATTACATTAGTGTGAGAGTCATTGGTAaagttgaataaatttaaattatagtaaGGGTTGATGAGACGTACGATCCTTGTCGCTGGAATGGGAGTCCCTTAGTGTTAACAAGGGGGAAGTTTGTGATTAAACTGTCATGGTAAGTAGGATTGACCAGGCCAACAGTAGGATGTAGCAGAATTTTCTCGACAAATATGGTCTAGAGTGAAATCCAAATATTGAAATTAagttaatactaaaaaaaaaaaacaatttatttcaaAGTAAAACGAAGTAGGTAGCACTACAGTGAATGCATACCACTTGCATTATGGCATGACGTCTCTCATGAAATCTATCAGCATCAGGCAGAGAGTCCAACCAAACAAGTTGTCTATCCAGCAGATCAACAACCAGTAGGTACCAGTGTGCTCCCCCGTCGTTCATAGGaataaaaatctataaaaaaaaaacctaacatTTAGTGGTATGAAAAGAATTATCAAACcacaattaacaaattaaaatatagtgcAGTAACATTGTAACCTTGGTAACACCACTAGTTGGTTTCAGGAAGGTAGTCTTATACATTTCCCTAATACGATCAGCTGTGTAGTTGGTATTCAGAGCATATTGCTTAAAAACAAATGCAGCTTAAGTcaacaattaataattaatacttaATGGATGTAACATAATTAGACGGGTTAGTGTTAATCACCGCAAAATGAGTAGGCAAATACCAAACCTTCCTAACTTTGCCTACTGTAGTGTTTAGCCAATTTGTTCTGTCAACTATGAGATTAATAATCTGCAGGGAAAAAAGTAAATGAAatatgttataaattttatttaaaaatagatgaaattaagtatttttaaaaaaatacttaatttaCCTCTTCGTCCACCGGGCATCTAGGCATGAGAGACTTAAGTGCCTTCCTATCTCCATATAAACCCGATTCAGTTCTAACCAAAACTTCATCACTGTAAACAATAGATGGTATGCAGTGTTagtataaaatatgaaatttcatACAAAATATTAACAATTTAAATACCAGCAGGTTTAAAATACGCACCCCAGCAGCTTCTCATCATCTCTCATAAAGACGTATGCAGCAGTGTAAGTACATATGTCATTCAAGCACATCTTTCGAGCAGGTCGAAATGTCATCGGCATCCACTGTtattaaataggagtgaaacaAAAACTCATGTAAGTAACAAAAATTCACATGATGGTATAATTGGTTGTATTTAAAAATAGGGTAAATATAGTTAGGGTTCCAACTAGTTAAAGCTTACTTCCGGAATATATAAAGGAACGTCAGCACCCTCATAACCAAAAGAACTTATTGGATGATAGTTTAAGTAAAAATCATTGTCATCATCTTGTTCTGGCTGGCAGAATAGTTTCCTGGTTATCCTATCATACTGAAAGTCATCGAGTGTACTAGGACCATCAAATTTGAGCTTAATTTTGGCTGGGGCTGATGCGTTGCCCTTGGTCAAATCAATATCTGGCTTTGTTGGCCTTGTTGCGGTTGCTGCCTTTTTTTTAGCCGCACGTTTACGGTCCAACTTAGGGGTTGAAGCAGTGGACTCGTAATCTTTGTCGTCATCACTTTCATCCAATTTTCGGCTAGAATTGTATCTACTGCACACACATATTAATTTACCATTTATTAGTATTACATACAGAAAACAAATTATTGTGAACTAAATCTACTAACCACATGAACCCCTTCTAAACCCCAAAAACAGAGCACTttaaaaaaccattaaaaaccctaccaattttaaaaagtcaGTAAAACTGTTTTTACAATGTGTTCCTCTTAGTGTGTGGTCTATATTTGGTCTAAGCTTCAATATGAAGAAATATGCAGAAATATGAAGAAGTAGGGTTCTATATTTTATACAATTTCATTGTAAGGTTACAATAGTATGTGCTTAACAAAAATTAGTTTGATTGGCAAAATACACACTCATTTTGATGACAACAAAACATTTTGAGTATTAGTATCAATCTTGCTTATCAATTAAAGGACAACAAACGTATTAAACAGATCTACAACTTGaataaaaatgacttaaaaGGTATAAATCAGATTTGTATGATTTGTTACCTGGAGGACAAGtcaatgtagtttttttttaccgtcTCTTCTCGCTTCTCAGAGTAATGCTTGCCTGTTTGTACTGAGGTAGTGGTAGTTTTAGATGTCATTTTAACTTTCTTAGTAGTTGCATGTTTTCCAGATGTGATTTCTCTCAGCTGTTTTCGTGTTCTGGGAGGAGAAGGTCTTGTCATTTTGGTGGTTGATGAATGCAGATTAGGAATGCAAAAGGATGGCTTGTTGGTTTTGTTGCAAAAGACCAGCAATTGAAAGGTTGTATGGTTAGACTTAATAGATGCTAGGTTTTGCAAATGAAAAGTAACATGGGATGTATAATGATTAAGACTCTATGTACACGTTTTAGGAGGCTTAGAAGTGGATTAGAAGTGGAAAAGTCATGTCAGAATTTTTGTGTGCTCAATGATACTTTTTTGTTTAAACCAACATCCATTAATGTGGTGTAGGCTGTGTTAATAATGTTTAATTTCGAGTATTATTAGTGAATTGGTTGTTTTTTTTCCTAatcaattagttttttttcaattacgtatttaatataaaaatatatattactttCGATTCTAAATTTATACGGTCTATAACTTACGGCGGATCGTCcgtaatctaaatttttaatttttttttcaaaaaattcaattttaaattgattagctCTACTCTCGAATAaacttgaatttcaaatttcttaaaGATTATCGGAGAGTGACTTTCGGCGTATCCGTCGTATTGTTACGGGTACGGTCTATAACTTACGGCGGATCGTCcgtaatctaaatttttaatttttttttcaaaaaattcaattttaaattgattagctCTACTCTCGAATAaacttgaatttcaaatttcttaaaGATTATCGGAGAGTGACTTTCGGCGTATCCGTCGTATTGTTACGGGTACGGTCTATAACTTACGGCGGATCGTCcgtaatctaaatttttaatttttttttcaaaaaattcaattttaaattgattagctCTACTCTCGAATAaacttgaatttcaaatttcttaaaGATTATCGGAGAGTGACTTTCGGCGTATCCGTCGTATCCGTCGTATTGTTACGGGTACGGTCTATAACTTACGGCGGATCGTCcgtaatctaaatttttaatttttttttcaaaaaattcaattttaaattgattagctCTACTCTCGAATAaacttgaatttcaaatttcttaaaGATTATTGGAGAGTGACTTTCGGCGTATCCATCGTATTGTTACGGGTACGGTCTATAACTTACGGCGGATCGTCcgtaatctaaatttttaatttttttttcaaaaaattcaattttaaattgattagctCTACTCTCGAATAaacttgaatttcaaatttcttaaaGATTATCGGAGAGTGACTTTCGGCGTATCCGTCGTATTGTTACGGGTACGGTCTATAACTTACGGCGGATCGTCcgtaatctaaatttttaatttttttttcaaaaaattcaattttaaattgattagctCTACTCTCGAATAaacttgaatttcaaatttcttaaaGATTATCGGAGAGTGACTTTCGGCGTATCCGTCGTATTGTTACGGGTACGGTCTATAACTTACGGCGGATCGTCcgtaatctaaatttttaatttttttttcaaaaaattcaattttaaattgattagctCTACTCTCGAATAaacttgaatttcaaatttcttaaaGATTATCGGAGAGTGACTTTCGGCGTATCCGTCGTATCCGTCGTATTGTTACGGGTACGGTCTATAACTTACGGCGGATCGTCcgtaatctaaatttttaatttttttttcaaaaaattcaattttaaattgattagctCTACTCTCGAATAaacttgaatttcaaatttcttaaaGATTATTGGAGAGTGACTTTCGGCGTATCCATCGTATTGTTACGGGTACGGTCTATAACTTACGGCGGATCGTCcgtaatctaaatttttaatttttttttcaaaaaattcaattttaaattgattagctCTACTCTCGAATAaacttgaatttcaaatttcttaaaGATTATCGGAGAGTGACTTTCGGCGTATCCGTCGTATTGTTACGGGTACGGTCTATAACTTACGGCGGATCGTCcgtaatctaaatttttaatttttttttcaaaaaattcaattttaaattgattagctCTACTCTCGAATAaacttgaatttcaaatttcttaaaGATTATCGGAGAGTGACTTTCGGCGTATCCGTCGTATTGTTACGGGTACGGTCTATAACTTACGGCGGATCGTCcgtaatctaaatttttaatttttttttcaaaaaattcaattttaaattgattagctCTACTCTCGAATAaacttgaatttcaaatttcttaaaGATTATCGGAGAGTGACTTTCGGCGTATCCGTCGTATTGTTACGGGTACGGTCTATAACTTACGGCGGATCGTCcgtaatctaaatttttaatttttttttcaaaaaattcaattttaaattgattagctCTACTCTCGAATAaacttgaatttcaaatttcttaaaGATTATCGGAGAGTGACTTTCGGCGTATCCGTCGTATTGTTACGGGTACGGTCTATAACTTACGGCGGATCGTCcgtaatctaaatttttaatttttttttcaaaaaattcaattttaaattgattagctCTACTCTCGAATAaacttgaatttcaaatttcttaaaGATTATCGGAGAGTGACTTTCGGCGTATCCGTCGTATCCGTCGTATTGTTACGGGTACGGTCTATAACTTACGGCGGATCGTCcgtaatctaaatttttaatttttttttcaaaaaattcaattttaaattgattagctCTACTCTCGAATAaacttgaatttcaaatttcttaaaGATTATTGGAGAGTGACTTTCGGCGTATCCATCGTATTGTTACGGGTACGGTCTATAACTTACGGCGGATCGTCcgtaatctaaatttttaatttttttttcaaaaaattcaattttaaattgattagctCTACTCTCGAATAaacttgaatttcaaatttcttaaaGATTATCGGAGAGTGACTTTCGGCGTATCCGTCGTATTGTTACGGGTACGGTctataatttatgattttcaCAAAATTAAGTACTTCGAAATAAAAAAGTAGCATTGAATACTAAACTTCGAAACTGGTTTATAACATGATTTTCACAAAATAAGTACTTCGAAATATCAATTGTCATTCAAATACATTGTCAATTTACACATAGAttgttatcaaaataaaaaacactaaACTGTttcaaaacaacaccaaataTCATTTCAAACTCCTAACATAAAAGGTGTGGTCATCATAGATGTTGCTTGTATTGAAGAGCAGCCGATCCCCAACCTTAAATCCATTGATTCCAACAACTTCCCTCCAACCGCTTGAGATCGTTACCGCAAACGGATCCCTTTGATACTCTAGCTCGCACCTGTGCTTTTCTCTAATGTCTCCAATAATGATTATTTGATCCAGCATTGTGTCGCACAAATACTCCCCCATCTCTTCAGGCAATGTCTGCAACaaagaacataaacataataaccatcaattttttcattttatgttcatataattaaataaaaaaattaacgatAACATTTTGATCGAGATACCAACCAAAGATTCCACAATTTCAGGATCCTCCGTCATAGTAATTTCGAAGGTAACCGCCTTTCGGAGAGCTCGCGACTTTGTATGCCAAGTAGGAAACTTGTCGGGAGTAATTGGGTGATCTTTAGGAATGATCTGAAACTGGTCATTAccaaaatatttgaagaaaattgGATGATGACCTTCAAACTTATAGTGTGTTCTTAAAGTCGTCCAACCAGCTGTAATTCTAGGGACATCACCATCGTTGTTGAACAATACTCGGAGTCGAAGACCTTTTGAATCAAACAGCTGCCAAACTTGTCCCAACTCAGCTTTGTGATCTTCATAAAAAGTTCTTTCAACCTCTCCCTTGACctaaaaaggaaacaaataaaaaagttataaaaaaattgacaatttttcataaacaaattgacaattgtcCTTAAGCAAATTGACAATTTTGCTTAAGCAAATTGACAACTTTCCTTAAACAAATTTAcaattttccttaaaataatcGTGATGTCTAATAAAATTAGATTCAAATTTTTTACTCAGATAGAAAAAAAACTACGATGCTCTGTTTTTAAGCAAATTGACAAGTTTCCTtaaacaaattgacaattttcCTTAAGCAAATTGAcaattttccttaaaataatcGACAGGTCTAATAAAGTTAGATTCTTATTTTTTACTCAGATAGCAAAAAAAACTACGATGCTCTGTTTTTTTAACTCAAACTCAAACTTTctcttttgtaacaaaaaaaaaactcaaactcaaactgtacaaaaacaaaagaaatcaaaCCAACAAACATACCTCTCCTCTAACATGAACGGTCAAAAAGTAACCCCTTGCTGGTTTTTGAAGAATATCGCCAACAGTTTCCACCATTTTTTGATATCTGAGATGGAAGGAGATGAAGTTTGCGATGGATAAAAATGGCGTCTGGGAGATGAAGTGTGAGACTTAACAATGGCGTGTGGGAGATGAAGTTTGTTTTGGAAAAATAGCGTGTGGGAGTAGATGAGAGAACTTTAATTTTCTGTCTTGGTAGA encodes:
- the LOC123922654 gene encoding receptor-like protein 9DC1, which gives rise to MNKLVGVIPIEIFQLSGMTTLYFHGNSLNGSLPPVSNMEQLETIFVSNNQLSGKIPEIKANGFKTLLMERNKFSGSIPNSLGDLASLKTLDLSSNNIRGSIPESLENLKYMVSLNLSRWKGVSTSGDVHSQKTNL